Proteins from a single region of Primulina tabacum isolate GXHZ01 chromosome 5, ASM2559414v2, whole genome shotgun sequence:
- the LOC142545235 gene encoding peptidyl-prolyl cis-trans isomerase FKBP13, chloroplastic: protein MNTLPFSIWAYNPKTNAATGICRKKLYNFKSSGVKLQIQQNTATSASISRREAAFGIGFCFGSFLQFLNPQQDSAAAKEAASPPCEFTAASSGLEYCDKVIGTGPEPVKGQLIKAHYVGKLENGKVFDSSYDRGKPLTFRVGVGEVIKGWDEGILGGDGIPAMSAGGKRKLRIPPALGYGIRGAGCRGGSCIIPPDSVLLFDVEFVGKA from the exons ATGAACACTCTTCCATTTTCCATTTGGGCATACAATCCCAAAACCAATGCTGCCACAGGAATCTGCAGAAAGAAACTGTATAATTTCAAATCCTCAGGTGTGAAATTACAGATACAACAAAACACGGCAACTTCAGCTTCTATAAGCAGAAGAGAAGCAGCATTTGGGATTGGTTTTTGCTTCGGTagttttcttcagtttcttaATCCTCAGCAGGATTCTGCGGCAGCCAAGGAAGCTGCCTCTCCACCGTGCGAGTTCACCGCAGCTTCTTCAGGCCTCGAGTATTGCGACAAAGTAATCGGGACTGGACCCGAGCCTGTCAAAGGACAGCTTATCAAG GCACATTATGTGGGGAAACTGGAGAATGGCAAGGTATTTGACAGCAGCTACGATAGGGGGAAGCCTCTCACTTTTCGGGTTGGTGTTGGTGAG gtGATAAAAGGATGGGATGAAGGAATCCTTGGTGGTGATGGGATTCCGGCCATGTCTGCAG GAGGAAAACGTAAGCTGAGAATTCCTCCTGCACTTGGATATGGGATAAGAGGAGCTGGATGTAGAGGAGGCTCGTGCATTATTCCCCCAGATTCTGTTCTTTTGTTCGATGTCGAATTCGTAGGGAAAGCATAG
- the LOC142545234 gene encoding zinc finger protein CONSTANS-LIKE 3-like, protein MAGETWSSTSKICDACKTSPAAVFCRTDSSFLCTTCDTNIHAANKLASRHARVFLCEVCEQAPASVTCKADAAALCAACDRDIHSVNPLAGRHERLPVIPFYNAASAMRSSPSTAIIGDEFSEEEAEAASWLLNDPSSKVDDESGSPEYKSAEYLFNDLNPCLDLDLISYEQKLKNIGVINEKEQYHCSDGVVPVHQCKNEFESGQIPGPVVDGFPTCEVIYPGSKPFVYNFTSQSIRQNVSSSSLDAGLVPDHNPMADAINTFATNETIPANPASGLDREARVLRYREKRKNRKFEKTIRYASRKAYAETRPRIKGRFAKRSELELDSSYFVVPTF, encoded by the exons atggcGGGTGAAACTTGGAGCTCCACTTCGAAGATATGCGACGCATGCAAAACTTCCCCCGCCGCGGTGTTCTGCCGGACGGACTCCTCTTTCCTCTGCACAACATGCGACACAAACATCCATGCCGCCAACAAGCTGGCTTCACGTCACGCTCGTGTCTTCCTTTGCGAAGTCTGCGAGCAGGCCCCAGCTTCCGTTACCTGCAAAGCCGACGCTGCGGCGCTCTGCGCCGCGTGCGACCGTGATATTCACTCCGTCAACCCCCTCGCCGGCCGCCACGAGCGCCTTCCAGTCATCCCCTTCTACAACGCCGCTTCAGCCATGAGATCATCTCCCTCCACCGCCATAATCGGGGATGAATTCTCTGAGGAGGAGGCGGAGGCCGCTTCATGGCTCCTCAACGACCCGAGTAGTAAAGTGGACGATGAATCCGGGTCGCCCGAATATAAATCCGCCGAGTACTTGTTTAATGATCTGAATCCGTGTTTGGATCTTGATTTGATATCGTATGAGCAGAAGCTCAAGAATATTGGAGTGATAAACGAGAAAGAGCAGTACCATTGTTCTGATGGAGTGGTGCCGGTTCATCAGTGCAAGAACGAATTCGAATCGGGTCAGATTCCGGGTCCGGTAGTTGACGGGTTTCCTACTTGTGAAGTGATCTATCCAGGATCCAAGCCTTTCGTGTACAACTTCACCTCACAATCCATCCGCCAAAAT GTATCATCTTCGTCCTTGGATGCGGGATTGGTACCGGACCACAATCCGATGGCCGATGCAATAAACACATTTGCGACCAACGAGACTATCCCTGCCAACCCGGCCTCCGGGCTCGACAGAGAAGCAAGGGTGTTGCGGTACAGGGAGAAAAGAAAGAACAGGAAGTTCGAAAAAACCATCCGATATGCCTCGAGAAAGGCCTATGCGGAGACGAGGCCTAGAATCAAAGGCAGGTTCGCCAAACGTTCAGAGCTCGAACTTGATTCCTCCTACTTTGTCGTCCCAACTTTTTAG